From Lolium perenne isolate Kyuss_39 chromosome 5, Kyuss_2.0, whole genome shotgun sequence, a single genomic window includes:
- the LOC127303422 gene encoding uncharacterized mitochondrial protein AtMg00810-like, translating into MDVSNAFLHGHLQEQVYCQQPIGFVDPACPDDCIAGFLHQLGFRSTRSDASLFVYRTGNDMAYLLLYVDGIILTASTAGLPRQLTDSLRTEFALKDLGPLHYFLGIEVVRCADGFFLHQRKYAHELLEHAGMLNCNPAPTHVDTKTKLSASDGSLASDAPFYRSFVGALQYLTLTRPELQYAVQQVCLHMHAPRDAYWAAVKRILRYVCGTMGYGLSLHASPSTSTDLVAYSDADWAGCPDTRRSTSGYCVYVDSSLVSWSSKRQPTVSRSSAEAEYRAVANAVAECTWLRQILSELSCPVDKAAVVFCDNVSAVYLSANPVHHRRTKHIELDIHFVREQVAFGRVRVLHVPTSQQFADIMTKGLPSTTFPEFRSSLCVGADPSTAGG; encoded by the exons atggacgtctccaacgccttccttCATGGCCATCTGCAGGAGCAGGTGTACTGCCAGCAGCCCATCGGCTTCGTCGACCCCGCGTGCCCTGATGAC TGCATCGCCGGCTTCCTGCATCAGCTTGGTTTCCGCTCCACGCGCTCCGATGCGTCGCTATTCGTCTACCGGACCGGCAACGACATGGCCTACCTGCTGTTGTACGTCGATGGCATCATCTTGACGGCCTCCaccgctggccttcctcgacagcTCACCGACAGTCTTCGCACTGAGTTTGCATTGAAGGACCTCGGCCCGctccactacttcctcggcatcgaggttgtCCGGTGTGCGGACGGGTTCTTCCTTCATCAGCGGAAGTATGCCCACGAGCTTCTCGAGCATGCAGGGATGCTTAACTGCAACCCTGCACCTACTCATGTCGACACGAAGACCAAGCTTTCCGCCAGTGATGGGTCGTTGGCATCCGACGCGCCGTTCTACCGCTCCTTCGTCGGTGCCCTCCAGTACTTGACGTTGACACGTCCGGAGCTTCAGTACGCTGTACAACAGGTGTGCTTGCATATGCATGCTCCTCGGGATGCTTATTGGGCCGCGGTGAAGCGGATTCTACGCTACGTCTGTGGTACCATGGGCTACGGCCTGTCGCTACATGCTTCGCCCTCGACGTCGACCGACCtcgtcgcctactcggacgcGGACTGGGCGGGCTGCCCGGACACGCGACGCTCCACCAGCGGCTACTGCGTCTACGTCGACTCGTCGCTTGTCTCTTGGTCCTCCAAGCGGCAGCCCACCGTGTCTCGCTCCAGTGCTGAGGCTGAGTACCGCGCTGTGGCTAACGCCGTGGCTGAGTGCACGTGGCTTCGCCAGATTCTGTCCGAGCTCTCTTGTCCCGTTGACAAGGCTGCGGTGGTCTTCTGCGACAACGTGTCGGCggtctacctctccgccaacccggtTCATCATCGGCGCACCAAGCACATCGAGTTGGACATTCACTTCGTTCGTGAGCAAGTTGCCTTCGGTCGCGTTCGAGTTCTTCACGTACCGACGTCTCAGCAGTTTGCCGATATCATGACGAAGGGACTGCCGTCCACGACTTTTCCGGAGTTTCGCTCCAGTCTATGTGTCGGTGCCGACCCTTCGACTGCGGGGggttga